The following coding sequences are from one Manis pentadactyla isolate mManPen7 chromosome 13, mManPen7.hap1, whole genome shotgun sequence window:
- the LOC118915927 gene encoding olfactory receptor 4C11-like, whose product MTQQNSSVTEFILLGLTQDPMKQKMVFVIFFVFYVGTIVGNLLIIVTIKSSRTLGSPMYFFLFYLSLADSCFSTSAAPRLIVDALSAKKISYNECMTQVFALHLFGSMEIFVLILMAVDRHVAICKPLWYSTIMSQQVCIILIILAWIGSFIHSMAQIILALKLPFCGPNLIDHYCCDMQPLLKLACMDIYVINLLVVSNSGAICSFSFVILMISYIVILHSLRNHSAEGRKKAFSTCTSHITVVILFFGPCIFIYTRPPTTFPMDKMVSVFYTIGTPFLNPLIYTLRNAEVKNAMRKLWHIKITAI is encoded by the coding sequence ATGACACAACAAAATAGCAGCGTAACTGAATTCATACTCTTAGGACTGACACAGGATCCTATGAAGCAGAAAATGGTCTTTGTAATCTTCTTCGTATTCTATGTAGGAACAATAGTGGGGAATTTGCTTATTATTGTGACCATCAAGTCCAGTCGAACACTTGGGagccccatgtacttcttcctgtttTATTTGTCCCTTGCTGATTCCTGCTTTTCAACTTCCGCAGCCCCTAGACTAATTGTGGATGCTCTCTCTGCAAAGAAAATATCTTATAATGAGTGCATGACTCAAGTCTTTGCACTACATTTATTTGGCAGCATGGAAATCTTTGTACTGATCCTCATGGCCGTTGACCGgcatgtggccatctgcaagcccttGTGGTACTCAACCATCATGAGTCAGCAGGTCTGCATTATTCTGATTATTCTTGCGTGGATCGGGTCTTTTATACATTCTATGGCTCAGATTATCCTGGCCTTGAAGTTGCCTTTCTGTGGACCCAATCTGATTGATCATTATTGCTGTGATATGCAGCCCTTGTTGAAACTTGCATGCATGGACATTTATGTGATCAACCTACTGGTGGTGTCTAATAGTGGGGCCATTTGCTCATTCAGTTTTGTGATTCTGATGATCTCATACATTGTCATCTTACATTCTCTGCGAAACCACAGtgcagaagggaggaaaaaagcttTCTCCACTTGCACTTCCCACATCACTGTAGTGATCTTATTCTTTGGTCCCTGTATATTCATCTATACACGTCCCCCAACCACTTTCCCCATGGACAAGATGGTGTCCGTGTTTTATACTATTGGGACACCCTTCCTCAACCCCCTGATCTACACACTGAGGAATGcagaagtgaaaaatgccatgagaAAGCTGTGGCATATCAAAATTACCGCTATTTAA